The Mucilaginibacter terrae region TAAGGTGCTGATGGATATTGCGGGTAAGAATATTAACTATTCCATATCCGACATTGTGTTCATGATAGGTCCGCGCATTAATGCGGCCGGAAGAATTGACAATGCCCGACATTCGGTTGAATTGCTTTTGGCCGAAGATATAGATGCCGCCAAGGAAAAGGGCATGCTCATAAGCGAAAAGAACATGGAGCGCAAAGAGCACGACCTGGCCATAACTGACGAAGCTTTGAGCATGATAGCCGCCGATGCCGTAATGACCGGGCGTAAATCTACCGTGGTATTTAATGAGCGCTGGCACAAGGGGGTAATAGGTATTGTGGCATCGCGCCTTACCGAAAAATACTATCGCCCAACCATTGTACTTACCCGCTCCAACGGGCATGTGGCCGGTTCGGCCCGCTCGGTTGTTGGTTTTGATTTGTACGAAGCCCTGTGCGGATGCAGCGATCTGCTCCTGCAATTTGGCGGGCACAAGTATGCGGCAGGCTTAACCATGCAACCCGAACAGGTGGAAGCTTTTACCGCCCGTTTTGAAGAAGTGGTAAGTGCCAGCATTACCGAGCAGCAACTTATTCAGGAGATACAGATAGATGCCGAACTAAAGCTGGAACAAATTACGTCCAAATTTTTCCGGGTTTTAAACCAATTTGGTCCGTTCGGTCCCGAAAATATGTGCCCGGTGTTTATCACGCGCAATGTTTCGGTATATGGCAACGTTAGTTTGGTGGGCAGCAATCATATTAAAATGACGGTTCACCAAAGCGGCTCGCCACTGTTTGATTGTATTGCCTTTAACCAGGGCGAATGCATTGAAGAGCTACGCAAAGGCAAACCGTTTGATATTTGTTATACCATTGAAGAAAACATTTGGCGCGAAAAGCGTTCCATACAATTAAATATTAAAGGAATTAGGTGTTAGTTGTGTTGTGAGTTGTGAGTTGTCCATTGTCTGGAAACTCCCGATCTCACAACCGACAACTCACAACTCACAACTCAACCAAAAATGAATTTACGCGCCGATAATCTGGTAAAAAAATACAAACAGCGTACTGTGGTAAACGATGTATCGTTCAACGTATCGCAGGGCGAAATTGTGGGCTTGCTGGGGCCCAACGGTGCCGGTAAAACTACGTCGTTTTATATGATCGTAGGATTGATTAAGCCGAATGAAGGCCATATTTATCTGGACGATCAGGAAATAACCAATGATGCCATGTATCGCCGTGCACAAAAAGGTATTGGTTACCTGGCGCAAGAGGCTTCGGTATTTCGCAAGCTTACGGTGGAGGATAATATTAAAGCCGTGCTTGAAATGGGCAGCATGACCAAGGCCGAACAAAAGGATAAACTGGAAGAACTGATAGACGAATTCAGTTTACACCGCGTACGCAAAAACCGTGGCGACCTGCTTTCGGGCGGTGAGCGCCGCCGTACCGAAATTGCCCGTGCCCTGGCTGCCCAACCTAACTTTATCCTGCTGGATGAGCCTTTTGCGGGTGTTGACCCCATAGCGGTAGAAGAGATACAAGCCATGGTTTACAAGCTCAAACACCGTAACATCGGCATCCTCATTACCGACCACAACGTACAGGAAACCCTCTCCATAACCGACCGCGCCTACTTACTTTTCGAAGGCAAGATACTCGAATCGGGTGTACCTGAAGTATTGGCCTCCAACGAAATGGTGCGCAAGGTTTACCTGGGCGCTAACTTTGTGCTCAAAAGAAAAACTTTTGCTTAAAAAGTCGCCATTACAAAATAGCTAAAGTACGGCTATTGCCTTATTATTACCAAAACATCCAAACCAACCAATGCTCAAGATCAAATGCCTTTTACTTGTGTTGCTT contains the following coding sequences:
- the recJ gene encoding single-stranded-DNA-specific exonuclease RecJ, with amino-acid sequence MQKRWALKQNPDINEVTRISAQLCIDEVLGAMLLQRGINTFDEARFFFRPDLRHLHDPFLMAGMEQAIERIEQAIQAGEKILIYGDYDVDGTTAVTVVYSFFKKRYDRLEYYIPDRYLEGYGISTQGIDYAAENGFSLIVALDCGIKSVDKVAYANELGIDFIICDHHTPGDELPAAVAVLDPKRTDCDYPYKELSGCGIGFKLIQAYAQKNDIDFEEVAQYLDLVATSIACDIVHITGENRTLASFGLQKINTNPGTGIKVLMDIAGKNINYSISDIVFMIGPRINAAGRIDNARHSVELLLAEDIDAAKEKGMLISEKNMERKEHDLAITDEALSMIAADAVMTGRKSTVVFNERWHKGVIGIVASRLTEKYYRPTIVLTRSNGHVAGSARSVVGFDLYEALCGCSDLLLQFGGHKYAAGLTMQPEQVEAFTARFEEVVSASITEQQLIQEIQIDAELKLEQITSKFFRVLNQFGPFGPENMCPVFITRNVSVYGNVSLVGSNHIKMTVHQSGSPLFDCIAFNQGECIEELRKGKPFDICYTIEENIWREKRSIQLNIKGIRC
- the lptB gene encoding LPS export ABC transporter ATP-binding protein, with protein sequence MNLRADNLVKKYKQRTVVNDVSFNVSQGEIVGLLGPNGAGKTTSFYMIVGLIKPNEGHIYLDDQEITNDAMYRRAQKGIGYLAQEASVFRKLTVEDNIKAVLEMGSMTKAEQKDKLEELIDEFSLHRVRKNRGDLLSGGERRRTEIARALAAQPNFILLDEPFAGVDPIAVEEIQAMVYKLKHRNIGILITDHNVQETLSITDRAYLLFEGKILESGVPEVLASNEMVRKVYLGANFVLKRKTFA